Proteins encoded within one genomic window of Armatimonadota bacterium:
- a CDS encoding 2-C-methyl-D-erythritol 2,4-cyclodiphosphate synthase translates to MKTGLTGAVIVAAGSGTRLPGPAPKPLLRLGSTTILERTLQPFEQCHSVDRIVVVVGADHVASLSDRLAGKVAAVVGGAPDRRGSVAAGLDALPQAQWLVIHDGVRPFVTPALIERVLEAAMRWGAATAGIPVVDTLKEVDQNLVLRTLDRAGLFAVQTPQAFAAGLLREAHLRVPQTAPATDDAGLVEALGAPVAVVTGDPANFKITTGADLELARLRVAERSGPGLRVGTGCDLHRLAPDRALVLGGVRIPHARGLAGHSDADVLTHAVMDALLGAAGESDIGHHFPPADPALRGADSIGLAASVSGMLRAAGWTIVNVDAVVLAEAPMLAPHIEAMRARLAGALGIGADQIGIKATTAEGMGPVGRGEGIEARAVALLRKAE, encoded by the coding sequence GTGAAGACCGGCCTGACCGGCGCGGTGATCGTTGCCGCCGGCAGTGGTACACGGCTTCCAGGACCTGCGCCCAAACCGCTGCTGCGGCTGGGGTCCACCACGATCCTGGAGCGGACGCTTCAGCCCTTCGAGCAGTGTCACTCGGTTGACCGGATCGTCGTCGTGGTGGGCGCCGACCACGTGGCTTCGCTGTCAGACCGATTGGCAGGCAAGGTGGCGGCGGTTGTCGGTGGCGCCCCCGACCGCCGGGGATCCGTGGCAGCCGGGCTTGACGCGCTTCCCCAGGCACAGTGGCTCGTCATCCACGACGGGGTCCGTCCCTTCGTGACCCCGGCCTTGATCGAGCGCGTGCTGGAGGCGGCCATGCGATGGGGCGCAGCCACCGCCGGGATTCCGGTTGTTGACACACTGAAGGAAGTGGACCAGAACCTGGTCCTTAGGACCCTCGACCGGGCCGGACTCTTCGCCGTGCAGACGCCGCAGGCGTTTGCCGCTGGCCTGTTGCGCGAGGCGCACCTCCGCGTGCCCCAGACCGCGCCGGCCACGGACGACGCAGGGCTCGTCGAAGCCCTCGGGGCGCCGGTGGCCGTGGTCACGGGTGATCCTGCCAACTTCAAGATCACCACCGGGGCCGACCTTGAGTTGGCGCGCCTGAGGGTCGCCGAAAGAAGCGGGCCGGGATTGCGCGTGGGCACCGGATGTGATCTCCACCGGCTGGCACCCGATCGGGCACTGGTGCTGGGCGGTGTTCGCATCCCCCATGCGCGCGGCCTTGCCGGGCATTCCGACGCCGACGTCCTGACCCACGCCGTTATGGACGCGCTTCTTGGGGCTGCGGGCGAGAGCGACATCGGCCACCATTTCCCGCCCGCGGATCCCGCGCTTCGAGGCGCGGACAGCATTGGGCTGGCAGCGTCGGTTTCGGGCATGCTACGCGCGGCGGGATGGACAATCGTGAACGTGGACGCCGTGGTGCTGGCCGAGGCGCCCATGCTGGCGCCGCACATCGAGGCGATGCGGGCGAGACTGGCCGGGGCGCTGGGAATCGGGGCGGACCAGATAGGGATCAAGGCCACCACCGCAGAAGGCATGGGACCTGTAGGCCGCGGTGAAGGGATAGAAGCCCGCGCCGTGGCACTGCTGCGGAAGGCGGAATAG
- a CDS encoding ATP-dependent Clp protease ATP-binding subunit codes for MFERFTERARRVIILAQEEAKRLNHSAVGTEHILLGIIREGEGVASKVLESLNISPERVRSEVEGAIGRGERSPHEEVAFTPRAKKVLELALDEARRLGHNYIGTEHLLLGLIREGEGVAARVLEAMGADLDRVRAQVVYLLGEEGTTSYAKQASKTPTLDEFGRDLTKLARDGKLDPVIGRQREIERVIQVLSRRTKNNPALIGEPGVGKTAITEGLAQRIVSGDVPDVLRGKRTVQLDLAALVAGTKYRGEFEERMKKVMEEIRKAAGEVVLFVDELHTLVGAGAAEGAIDASNILKPALARGELQCIGATTLDEYRKYVERDAGLERRFQPILVSEPDVEQTKEILRGLRERYEAHHGVRISDEALVAAATLAEKYISDRFLPDKAIDLMDEAASKVRLQASFLPQEVRQAMERVERAKREKEEASKAEDFERAAQLRDRERVLRQKLDEMEGSISRDKRRSDLNVVSGDDVADVVSSWTGIPVTRLVEEESHKLLRMEESLHERIVGQEDAVRAVSKAVRRARAGLKDPRRPIGSFIFLGPTGVGKTELARALAEFLFGDEGALIRIDMSEYSERHTVSRLVGSPPGYVGYDEGGQLTEAVRRRPFAVVLFDEIEKAHPEIFNVLLQILDDGRLTDAQGRTVDFKNAVIIMTSNVGAPQLNKEIGIGFRTSGYDDTVDRERVYQRMRDHVMEELRRTFRPEFLNRLDEMIVFRPLTSEQILEIVGILVERVRRELRSQKMDMELTPAAREVLAREGFDPTFGARPLRRAIQRLVEDPLSDELLRGQFTSGDMLVVDAREGQIVFERKREPALAE; via the coding sequence ATGTTTGAACGGTTCACGGAGCGCGCTCGCCGCGTAATCATCCTCGCCCAGGAAGAGGCCAAGCGCCTCAACCACAGCGCCGTGGGGACCGAGCACATCTTGCTGGGCATTATCCGAGAAGGTGAAGGAGTGGCCAGCAAGGTCCTGGAGAGTCTGAACATCAGCCCTGAGAGGGTGCGCTCTGAGGTCGAGGGAGCCATCGGGCGTGGGGAGCGCTCGCCACACGAGGAGGTCGCCTTCACGCCGCGGGCCAAGAAGGTGCTTGAGCTGGCGCTGGACGAGGCCAGGCGCCTCGGACACAACTACATTGGCACCGAGCATCTCCTGCTGGGTCTGATCCGTGAAGGAGAAGGCGTGGCCGCCCGCGTGCTCGAGGCGATGGGCGCTGATCTGGACCGCGTCCGCGCGCAGGTGGTCTATCTCCTGGGCGAGGAGGGTACAACCTCGTACGCCAAGCAGGCGAGCAAGACGCCCACGCTGGACGAGTTCGGCCGCGACCTGACCAAGCTTGCCCGGGATGGCAAGCTCGACCCGGTAATCGGGCGCCAGCGCGAGATCGAGCGCGTCATTCAGGTGCTCTCCCGCCGTACGAAGAACAATCCCGCGCTCATTGGGGAACCCGGTGTTGGCAAGACCGCCATCACCGAAGGGCTGGCCCAACGGATCGTGAGCGGCGACGTTCCGGACGTGTTGCGCGGGAAGCGCACCGTGCAACTTGATCTGGCCGCGCTGGTCGCGGGCACCAAGTACCGTGGCGAGTTCGAAGAGCGCATGAAGAAGGTCATGGAGGAAATCCGCAAGGCAGCGGGCGAGGTGGTGCTGTTCGTTGACGAGCTGCACACCCTGGTGGGCGCCGGCGCCGCCGAGGGCGCCATTGACGCCAGCAACATCCTCAAGCCGGCGCTTGCCCGCGGGGAGCTGCAGTGCATAGGTGCCACGACGCTCGACGAGTACAGGAAGTACGTCGAGCGTGACGCGGGGTTGGAGCGCCGCTTTCAGCCGATCCTTGTATCCGAGCCAGACGTGGAGCAGACCAAGGAGATCCTCCGCGGCCTGCGCGAGCGGTATGAGGCGCACCACGGGGTCAGGATCAGCGACGAGGCCCTCGTGGCCGCGGCCACTCTTGCCGAGAAGTACATCTCGGACAGGTTCCTCCCGGACAAGGCGATTGACCTGATGGACGAGGCCGCGTCCAAGGTCCGCCTGCAGGCCTCGTTTCTGCCCCAGGAAGTGCGCCAGGCGATGGAGCGCGTGGAGCGGGCCAAGCGCGAGAAGGAAGAGGCCAGCAAGGCGGAGGATTTCGAGCGCGCCGCGCAACTGCGCGACCGCGAGCGGGTGCTGCGACAGAAGCTGGACGAGATGGAAGGATCAATCAGTCGGGATAAGCGCAGGTCGGATCTCAACGTCGTGAGCGGCGATGATGTGGCCGATGTTGTGAGCTCCTGGACCGGCATCCCGGTCACGCGCCTGGTCGAAGAGGAATCGCACAAGCTATTGCGCATGGAGGAGTCGTTGCACGAGCGGATCGTGGGCCAGGAAGACGCGGTGCGGGCCGTGAGCAAGGCGGTGCGGCGGGCGCGGGCCGGCCTGAAGGACCCCCGCCGGCCCATCGGTTCGTTTATCTTCCTGGGACCCACCGGGGTGGGCAAGACCGAGCTTGCCCGGGCGCTGGCCGAGTTCCTGTTCGGAGACGAGGGTGCGCTCATCCGCATAGACATGTCGGAATACAGCGAGCGGCACACGGTCAGCCGGCTGGTCGGTTCGCCACCCGGCTATGTTGGCTACGACGAGGGTGGCCAGCTCACCGAGGCGGTACGCCGCCGGCCCTTCGCGGTGGTGCTCTTCGACGAAATCGAGAAGGCCCATCCCGAGATCTTCAACGTGCTGCTCCAGATCCTTGATGACGGTCGCCTGACCGATGCCCAGGGTCGCACCGTGGACTTCAAGAACGCGGTCATCATCATGACAAGCAATGTGGGCGCCCCGCAGCTCAACAAGGAGATCGGGATCGGATTTCGGACCTCGGGATACGACGACACGGTGGACCGCGAGCGCGTCTACCAGCGCATGCGCGATCACGTGATGGAGGAGCTGCGCCGGACGTTCCGGCCCGAGTTCCTCAACCGTCTGGACGAGATGATCGTGTTTAGGCCCCTGACCAGCGAACAGATACTGGAGATAGTTGGGATCCTAGTGGAGCGGGTACGGCGCGAGCTGCGCAGCCAGAAGATGGACATGGAGCTGACCCCCGCGGCCCGGGAGGTCCTCGCGCGGGAAGGATTCGACCCGACCTTCGGGGCCAGGCCGCTGCGCCGCGCCATCCAGCGCCTCGTGGAGGATCCCCTCAGCGATGAACTCCTTCGCGGCCAGTTCACCAGCGGCGACATGCTGGTTGTGGACGCAAGGGAGGGACAGATCGTCTTCGAGCGCAAGCGGGAGCCTGCGCTCGCCGAGTAG
- the greA gene encoding transcription elongation factor GreA, whose amino-acid sequence MKNNRNARPNNAEKETILTAAGLRRVEEELEQLRGSRRKEIAERIKMAKEFGDLSENAEYDDAKNEQAFVEGRILQLEHMVRSARVIDSSAAAGDAVSVGATVRLKDLATGAELRYTIVGSPEADPLLDLISNESPVGEALIGRKKGETVQIRVPAGEIRYKILEIVQ is encoded by the coding sequence ATGAAGAACAACAGAAACGCCCGACCCAACAACGCTGAGAAGGAAACCATCCTCACGGCCGCCGGGCTCCGCAGGGTCGAGGAAGAGCTCGAACAGTTGAGGGGATCTCGTCGCAAGGAGATCGCGGAACGCATCAAGATGGCAAAAGAGTTCGGCGATCTCTCGGAAAACGCGGAGTACGACGACGCCAAGAACGAGCAGGCCTTCGTCGAGGGCCGCATCCTCCAGCTCGAGCACATGGTCCGCAGCGCGCGTGTGATTGACAGCAGCGCAGCGGCCGGCGACGCGGTGTCGGTGGGTGCCACGGTGCGTCTCAAGGACCTTGCCACGGGGGCCGAGCTGAGGTATACGATCGTGGGTTCCCCGGAGGCCGACCCCCTGCTTGACCTCATCAGCAACGAATCGCCGGTGGGTGAAGCGCTCATCGGGCGCAAGAAGGGCGAAACCGTGCAGATCCGGGTCCCTGCCGGGGAGATCAGGTACAAGATCCTCGAAATCGTCCAGTAG
- a CDS encoding cysteine--tRNA ligase, whose product MGLEIHNSLSRQKEPFRTLVPGAVSMYVCGPNLYGPAHVGHALSYIFFDVVRRYLEYKGLEVRHVQNFTDIEDRIVARAQEEGRSIFAIAQEYIERFLQEMDALRVQRAHHYPRATEVIPKMIEIIEGLITGGHAYTVDGDVYFRVTSFPRYGLLSGRSLEQMQAGARIEVDERKEHPMDFALWKASRPGEPSWESPWGQGRPGWHIECSAMSMQFLGEQIDLHGGGDDVRFPHHENEIAQSEAYTGRAPFARFWVHNALMKPPVGDEMHRHLGNFVAIRDALARYEPDAIRLFVLSAHYRTPSRWTDEAVDAAGRGLERLRAALANADTVLGGHPVPSPDGPMAQRASEIRTAFERAMDDDFGTPQAIAVLFDLAAEINRAAGAAMAGNPGASGGMAQAASALRTLAGVLGLRVVPDAIPPEAAAAVFQILDEMRAADPALFPGEGSTPGAEEAVALLLSGRSRAREARRFALADLVRARLGEAGIAVEDLPGGSRWRLVSRRDARA is encoded by the coding sequence ATGGGCCTGGAGATACACAACTCGCTGAGCCGACAGAAGGAGCCGTTTCGCACGCTGGTCCCGGGCGCTGTCAGCATGTACGTCTGCGGGCCGAACCTGTACGGACCGGCGCACGTGGGCCACGCGCTCTCGTACATCTTCTTCGATGTCGTGAGGCGCTACCTTGAGTACAAGGGGCTCGAGGTCCGCCACGTTCAGAACTTCACCGACATCGAAGATCGCATAGTGGCGCGCGCGCAAGAGGAAGGCAGGAGCATCTTCGCGATTGCCCAGGAGTACATCGAACGGTTCCTCCAGGAGATGGACGCCCTACGCGTGCAGCGGGCCCATCACTACCCGCGGGCGACCGAGGTCATCCCAAAGATGATCGAGATCATCGAAGGGCTGATCACAGGCGGGCATGCCTACACGGTGGACGGGGACGTGTACTTCCGCGTCACTTCCTTTCCCAGGTACGGTCTTCTGTCCGGCCGGTCGCTGGAGCAGATGCAGGCCGGCGCCCGCATCGAGGTGGACGAGCGCAAGGAGCACCCCATGGACTTCGCGCTCTGGAAGGCGTCCAGGCCAGGAGAACCGTCATGGGAGAGCCCCTGGGGTCAGGGACGGCCCGGCTGGCACATCGAGTGCTCGGCCATGTCCATGCAGTTCCTGGGGGAGCAGATTGACCTGCACGGTGGCGGGGACGACGTTCGCTTCCCGCATCACGAGAACGAGATTGCACAGTCCGAGGCCTACACGGGCCGGGCGCCCTTCGCGCGATTCTGGGTGCACAACGCGTTGATGAAGCCGCCGGTTGGGGATGAGATGCACCGGCATCTTGGCAACTTCGTGGCGATTCGGGACGCCCTGGCGCGGTATGAGCCGGACGCGATTCGCCTGTTCGTCCTCTCGGCGCACTACCGGACCCCATCACGCTGGACCGACGAAGCAGTGGACGCCGCCGGAAGAGGCCTCGAGCGGCTGCGGGCTGCTCTCGCCAACGCCGACACCGTGCTGGGAGGGCATCCGGTACCGTCTCCTGATGGGCCCATGGCCCAGCGGGCCTCGGAGATCCGGACCGCGTTCGAGCGTGCGATGGACGACGACTTCGGCACTCCCCAGGCGATCGCGGTTCTGTTCGACCTGGCGGCTGAGATCAACCGCGCCGCCGGCGCAGCCATGGCCGGGAACCCTGGGGCATCCGGCGGGATGGCCCAGGCCGCCTCAGCCCTGCGCACCCTTGCCGGCGTCTTGGGACTGCGCGTGGTTCCGGATGCGATTCCTCCTGAGGCAGCGGCGGCGGTATTCCAGATCCTGGATGAGATGCGGGCCGCGGATCCCGCCCTGTTTCCAGGAGAGGGAAGCACGCCGGGCGCCGAGGAGGCGGTGGCGTTGCTGCTCTCGGGCCGCAGCCGAGCCCGCGAGGCGAGGCGGTTTGCCCTGGCCGATCTGGTGAGGGCCCGCCTGGGCGAGGCCGGGATCGCCGTCGAAGATCTGCCAGGAGGCAGCCGTTGGCGCCTGGTGTCGCGCCGCGACGCGCGCGCCTGA
- the sigH gene encoding RNA polymerase sporulation sigma factor SigH — translation MALVRREGLGYGDLVDEELVDHAKSGDDRAAEFLIGKYRNFVRVKAKAYFLIGADREDIIQEGMIGLYKAIRDFRRDKLSSFRAFAELCITRQIITAIKTATRQKHIPLNSYISLNKPIYDEDSDRTLLDVISSIKVSDPEELVINQEASATMRERIRKNLSELECRVLTAYLEGKSYQEMANELTRHVKSIDNALQRVKRKLERNLEDDA, via the coding sequence GTGGCGCTCGTGCGCAGGGAAGGGCTCGGCTACGGTGATCTGGTTGACGAAGAGCTGGTAGATCACGCCAAGTCCGGGGACGATCGCGCCGCGGAGTTCCTGATCGGGAAGTACCGCAACTTCGTCCGCGTCAAGGCCAAGGCGTACTTCCTGATAGGCGCCGACCGTGAGGACATCATCCAGGAAGGGATGATCGGCCTCTACAAGGCGATCCGGGACTTCCGGCGCGACAAGCTCTCCTCGTTCCGGGCGTTCGCCGAGCTGTGCATCACCCGTCAGATCATCACGGCTATCAAGACCGCGACGCGGCAGAAGCACATCCCGCTCAACTCGTACATCTCCCTGAACAAGCCGATCTACGATGAGGATTCCGATCGCACGCTGCTGGACGTGATCAGCAGCATCAAGGTCAGTGATCCCGAGGAACTGGTCATCAACCAGGAAGCCTCGGCGACCATGCGCGAGCGCATCCGCAAGAACCTCAGCGAACTGGAGTGTCGTGTGCTCACCGCGTACCTGGAGGGCAAGTCCTACCAGGAGATGGCCAACGAACTCACCCGGCACGTCAAGTCCATTGACAACGCCCTGCAGCGCGTCAAGCGCAAGCTCGAACGCAACCTCGAAGACGACGCCTGA
- a CDS encoding TRAM domain-containing protein, translating into MRDPFVRVAGVLVGGIAGYQAVILAYAWVPAALSLGFVDEAAGVVLGGLVGFLLGPPVARVFVNAMEWVLGGLSHLSLHDLLLAAFGLTSGLVLAFFVGYLLEGVPLIGPYVRLVAGIVLGYLGLHVALRRRDEVSGALLPQGRMPAGGRPGPQATPKILDTSVIIDGRIAEICTSGFLEGPLFVPRSVLAELQRIADSPDALRRNRGRRGLDILNRLRREMATVQILDEEAPPGQDVDARLVTLAKMHHAAIVTTDFNLGKVAELEGVRVLNVNQMAQALRPPVLPGEELSVHVVRDGKEAGQGVAYMEDGTMVVVEGGRRYIGETFDVVVTSALQTSAGRMVFARPKMGDPAGRPDPERG; encoded by the coding sequence ATGCGCGATCCGTTTGTCCGCGTTGCCGGAGTTCTCGTCGGCGGCATTGCCGGCTACCAGGCGGTGATCCTCGCATATGCGTGGGTTCCGGCCGCCTTGAGCCTGGGATTCGTGGACGAGGCGGCCGGCGTGGTTCTCGGCGGGCTCGTCGGCTTCCTGCTTGGACCTCCTGTGGCCAGGGTGTTCGTCAACGCGATGGAGTGGGTCCTGGGCGGTCTATCGCACCTCTCCCTCCACGACCTGCTCCTGGCGGCGTTCGGCCTGACCTCGGGCCTGGTTCTGGCGTTCTTCGTCGGGTACCTGCTGGAGGGAGTGCCACTCATCGGGCCCTACGTCCGGCTGGTGGCGGGCATCGTCCTTGGCTATCTCGGCCTGCACGTGGCACTACGGCGGCGGGACGAGGTTTCCGGTGCGCTGTTGCCGCAGGGCCGCATGCCGGCCGGAGGCCGCCCCGGTCCGCAGGCGACTCCCAAGATCCTCGACACCAGCGTCATCATAGACGGCCGCATCGCGGAGATATGCACAAGCGGGTTCTTGGAAGGCCCGCTATTCGTGCCCCGCTCGGTGCTCGCGGAGTTGCAACGTATCGCGGACTCGCCGGATGCGCTTCGGCGCAACCGGGGCAGGAGAGGCCTGGACATCCTCAACCGACTCCGCCGCGAGATGGCAACCGTGCAGATCTTGGACGAGGAGGCACCTCCTGGACAGGACGTGGATGCGCGGCTGGTGACGCTGGCCAAGATGCACCACGCCGCGATCGTGACCACCGATTTCAACCTGGGCAAGGTTGCTGAACTGGAGGGCGTGCGCGTTCTCAACGTGAACCAGATGGCCCAGGCGCTACGGCCACCGGTGCTGCCGGGCGAAGAGCTCTCGGTGCATGTCGTCCGCGACGGGAAGGAGGCCGGGCAGGGTGTGGCCTACATGGAGGACGGGACGATGGTCGTTGTCGAGGGTGGCCGGCGCTACATCGGCGAGACCTTCGACGTCGTCGTAACCAGCGCGCTTCAGACCTCTGCCGGACGTATGGTATTCGCGCGTCCCAAGATGGGCGACCCTGCCGGACGGCCTGACCCGGAGCGAGGGTGA
- the rlmB gene encoding 23S rRNA (guanosine(2251)-2'-O)-methyltransferase RlmB → MTSAEAQIEGRHPVLEALRAGRPLRKLLVARGSTTDRAMRHLIGEARARGVPVQEVDPAILLQQAQTRSPQGVIAYAAAHRTFEIPDILGRARARSEPPFLLLLDGVQDPGNLGAIIRSADAAGVHGVVIPRHRAVGLTPTVAASSAGAVEHVPVAVVPNLGSAIEYLKQEGIWVTGADPTARDPVYAVELIPPLALVLGGEGRGLSRLVRDRCDRLVRIPMHGATSSLNVSVAAGVLLFEARRQMAARARGNG, encoded by the coding sequence CTGACATCGGCCGAGGCGCAGATCGAAGGCAGGCACCCGGTCCTGGAGGCGCTGCGCGCCGGCAGGCCGCTCCGGAAGCTGCTGGTGGCCAGGGGCAGCACCACGGACAGGGCGATGCGCCACCTGATCGGAGAGGCACGGGCCCGGGGCGTGCCTGTCCAGGAAGTGGACCCGGCGATCCTGCTCCAGCAGGCACAGACGCGCTCGCCCCAGGGCGTGATCGCCTACGCGGCCGCGCACAGGACGTTCGAGATCCCAGACATCCTGGGGCGTGCCCGCGCAAGGTCCGAGCCGCCATTCCTCTTGTTGCTTGACGGGGTTCAGGATCCCGGCAATCTGGGCGCCATCATCCGGTCTGCTGACGCCGCCGGTGTTCACGGTGTTGTGATTCCGCGGCACCGGGCGGTCGGACTGACGCCAACGGTCGCGGCGTCCTCGGCAGGAGCGGTCGAGCACGTTCCCGTGGCCGTGGTGCCCAACCTTGGGTCGGCGATTGAGTACCTGAAGCAAGAGGGCATCTGGGTGACCGGGGCCGATCCCACTGCCCGCGATCCCGTCTATGCCGTTGAGTTGATCCCGCCGCTGGCGCTCGTTCTGGGCGGCGAGGGGCGCGGTCTGTCGCGGCTGGTGCGCGACCGTTGCGACCGGCTGGTCCGCATTCCCATGCACGGCGCGACATCTTCGCTCAACGTGTCGGTGGCCGCCGGCGTTCTCCTGTTTGAGGCCAGACGCCAGATGGCCGCGCGCGCCAGGGGGAACGGGTGA
- a CDS encoding DUF1573 domain-containing protein, translated as MAKISEGTFQSAVAEYLIRHRSILDVQSKLAEAVARVNRAVAKSVTNCGCIRIQAGRQCFPSDVSMAELRNAMQTHLDGAMCERCREVLETEIGMALFYLAATCNLLDLDFGEILRKEHGRAVSLGVFRLT; from the coding sequence ATGGCAAAGATCAGCGAAGGCACCTTCCAGAGCGCCGTCGCCGAGTACTTGATCCGCCACCGCAGCATCCTGGATGTCCAGAGCAAGCTCGCCGAAGCGGTTGCCCGCGTCAACCGCGCGGTTGCCAAGTCTGTCACGAACTGCGGCTGCATCAGGATTCAGGCCGGCCGGCAGTGCTTTCCATCGGATGTGAGCATGGCGGAGCTGCGCAATGCCATGCAGACCCACCTGGATGGAGCCATGTGCGAGCGGTGCCGGGAGGTCCTCGAGACCGAGATCGGAATGGCGCTGTTCTACCTGGCTGCGACCTGCAACCTGCTCGACCTGGACTTCGGCGAGATCCTCCGGAAGGAGCACGGCCGGGCCGTCTCGCTGGGGGTCTTCCGCCTGACCTGA
- the radA gene encoding DNA repair protein RadA produces MSDRTRIRYVCQSCGHSAAKWLGRCPACGEWNSLSEEIEHSLAAPASHAPAAEPVSLAEVIVSAETRQQTGSEEFDRVLGGGAVAGSVVLVGGDPGIGKSTLLLQTAERAARAGGAVLYVSAEESVPQIKLRAERLGAASPRLYLLAEVDLEAILQAAGRLRPAMLIVDSIQTVHRSDVSSTAGSVAQVRECTAALVRLAKDQGVATFIVGHVTKEGALAGPRVLEHLVDTVLAFEGDRHHAYRILRATKNRFGSTNEIGVFEMAGGGLVEVPNPSAAFLSERPEAAPGSAVVCAIEGTRSLLVEVQALTIPTSFGMPRRTAAGVDYNRLLVLLAVLERRGGLQLSGQDVYASVAGGISVDEPAADLGIAAAVASSLRNRPVDPRTVVVGEVGLAGEVRAVPQVEKRLAEAARLGFARAVVPRAESLKGPAGLELVRVGDLTEALRAVL; encoded by the coding sequence CTGTCGGACCGCACGCGCATCCGGTACGTCTGCCAGAGCTGCGGGCACTCCGCGGCGAAGTGGTTGGGCCGGTGCCCGGCGTGTGGGGAGTGGAACTCCCTTTCGGAAGAGATAGAGCACTCCCTGGCCGCGCCCGCCAGCCACGCTCCGGCCGCAGAGCCCGTCTCCCTCGCAGAGGTGATCGTGTCGGCCGAGACTCGCCAGCAGACCGGATCCGAGGAGTTCGACCGGGTTCTGGGTGGTGGCGCGGTAGCCGGCTCCGTCGTGCTCGTCGGCGGGGATCCCGGTATAGGAAAGTCAACGCTGTTGCTCCAGACCGCCGAGAGGGCGGCGCGTGCCGGCGGAGCGGTCCTCTATGTCAGTGCCGAGGAGTCGGTGCCCCAGATCAAGCTCCGCGCGGAGCGCCTGGGAGCCGCTTCTCCGCGCCTCTACCTGCTCGCGGAAGTTGACCTGGAGGCGATCCTTCAAGCAGCCGGACGGCTCCGGCCGGCGATGCTGATCGTGGATTCCATCCAGACCGTCCACCGCTCCGACGTATCCTCCACGGCCGGAAGCGTTGCGCAGGTTCGAGAGTGTACGGCCGCGCTCGTCAGGCTGGCCAAAGATCAGGGAGTTGCCACGTTCATCGTGGGCCATGTCACTAAGGAAGGCGCACTCGCCGGGCCGCGGGTCCTGGAGCACCTGGTTGACACGGTGCTGGCCTTTGAGGGAGACCGGCACCACGCCTACCGGATCCTCCGCGCCACCAAGAACCGGTTTGGCTCTACCAACGAGATAGGCGTCTTTGAGATGGCCGGGGGAGGACTCGTCGAGGTTCCGAATCCATCGGCCGCGTTCCTCTCCGAGCGCCCGGAGGCAGCGCCCGGCTCGGCGGTGGTGTGCGCGATCGAGGGGACCCGGTCCCTGCTCGTTGAGGTGCAGGCCCTAACAATCCCCACCTCGTTTGGCATGCCCAGGCGAACCGCGGCAGGTGTTGACTACAACCGGCTCCTGGTACTCCTCGCGGTGCTCGAGCGCCGCGGCGGCCTGCAGCTCTCCGGGCAGGACGTGTACGCGAGCGTTGCCGGAGGCATCTCGGTGGACGAGCCGGCCGCGGACCTCGGCATCGCGGCGGCGGTGGCCAGCAGCCTGCGCAACCGTCCGGTGGATCCCAGGACCGTGGTCGTGGGCGAGGTGGGTCTTGCGGGAGAGGTACGCGCAGTGCCGCAGGTGGAAAAGCGGCTCGCAGAAGCCGCCCGGCTAGGGTTCGCCCGGGCCGTCGTGCCGCGGGCAGAGTCCCTCAAGGGGCCGGCCGGCCTGGAACTAGTACGCGTGGGCGATCTGACCGAGGCGCTTCGGGCGGTGCTCTAG